One Bombus pyrosoma isolate SC7728 linkage group LG9, ASM1482585v1, whole genome shotgun sequence genomic window carries:
- the LOC122570509 gene encoding spectrin beta chain isoform X1, giving the protein MRTGTSYAGVGRRRMRSVSCAPVECVDGFVWIVIGGFWCTSAGFYASTGIKRCRRVSSREGERELVQKKTFQKWVNSHLVRCSCRIGDLYVDLRDGKMLIKLLEILSGERLPRPTKGKMRIHCLENVDKALQFLREQRVHLENMGSHDIVDGNPRLSLGLIWTIILRFQIQDITIEETDNQETKSAKDALLLWCQMKTAGYHNVNVRNFTTSWRDGLAFNAIIHKHRPDLIQFDKLSKSNAIYNLNNAFNVAEDKLGLTKLLDAEDIFVDHPDEKSIITYVVTYYHYFSKMKQETVQGKRIGKVVGIAMENDRMIHEYESLTSDLLRWIEGTIEALGDRRFANSLVGVQSQLSQFSNYRTVEKPPKFVEKGNLEVLLFTLQSKMRANNQKPYTPKEGKMISDINKAWERLEKAEHERELALREELIRQEKLEQLAARFNRKASMRETWLSENQRLVSQDNFGFDLAAVEAAAKKHEAIETDIFAYEERVQAVMAVSQELEAENYHDIERINARKDNVLRLWNYLLELLRARRMRLELSLQLQQNFQEMLYILDSMEEIKMRLLTDDYGKHLMGVEDLLQKHSLVEADINVLGERVKAVVQQSQRFLEHGEGYRPCDPTIIVERVQQLEDAYAELVRLAVERRARLEESRKLWQFYWDMADEENWIKEKEQIVSTGDIGHDLTTINLLLSKHKALENEIQSHEPQLMSVAAVGDELVRQKHFGSDRIQERLQEILGMWNHLLDLAAFRRKRLEEAVDYHQLFADADDIDIWMLDTLRLVSSEDVGRDEANVQSLLKKHKDVTDELKNYATTIDQLRQQASSLGEQDAKSPEVLERLDSIDSRYKELMELAKLRKQRLLDALSLYKLFSESDGVEQWIGEKNRMLETMVPAKDIEDVEIMKHRYNGFEKEMYANASRVAVVNQLARQLLHVEHPNSEQIVARQNELNQKWAELREKAENKRDELNSAHGVQTFHIECRETVSWIEDKKRILQQTDSLEMDLTGVMTLQRRLSGMERDLAAIQAKLDALEMEAQNIQQQNLEDPEVIKGRIDQIHTIWEQLTQMLKERDAKLEEAGDLHRFLRDLDHFQAWLRRTQTDVASEDTPTTLADAEKLLTQHQNIKEEIDNYTDDYQKMMEYGERLTSEAGDGDTQYMFLRERLNALKMGWEDLRQMWVNRKILLSNSLNLQIFDRDARQAEVLLSQQEHILAKDETPANFEQAEHMIKRHEAFMNTMDANDEKINSVVQFAGRLVDEGHFAADKVKKKAESINERRRINREKANQYMEKLKDQLQLQMFLQDCEELGEWVQEKHITAQDETYRSAKTVHSKWTRHQAFEAEIASNKDRLQQLQQAAEELIQQKPDLAEIIKPKVAELADQFEELETTTHDKGERLFDANREVLIHQTCDDIDSWMNELEKQIESTDTGSDLASVNILMQKQQMIETQMAVKARQVTELDKQAEHLQRTVPDDKMEEIKCKKEKVAQRFAQLKAPLIDRQRQLEKKKEAFQFRRDVEDEKLWIAEKMPQATSTEYGNSLFNVHMLKKKNQSLRTEIENHEPRINLVCNNGQKLIDEGHEDSPEFQKLIPELTEKWKELKHAVDDRNKHLLQNEKAQQYFFDATEAESWMSEQELYMMVEDRGKDEISAQNLMKKHESLEHAMEDYAETIRQLGETARQLINDQHPLVDQIAVKQSQVDKLYAGLKDLAGERRAKLDDALQLFMLNREVDDLEQWIAERELVAGSHELGQDYDHVTLLWERFKEFARDTEAIGSERVAAVNGIADSLMASGHSDAATIAEWEDGLNEVWQDLLELIETRTQMLEASKELHKFFHDCKDVLGRILEKQNAMSDELGRDAGSVSALQRKHANFMQDLSTLQSQVSQIQEESATLQASYCGDKAREITNREGEVVAAWNNLQSLCDGRRTKLEDTGDLFRFFNMVRTLMIWMDDVVRQMNTSEKPRDVAGVELLMNNHQSLKAEIDAREDNLMACINLGKDLLARNHYASSQIKEKLAALTDHRNALLHRWEERWENLQLILEVYQFARDAAVAEAWLVAQEPYLMSQELGHTIDEVENLIKKHEAFEKSAAAQEERFSALHRLTTFELKEMKRREQEREEEERRKKEEAAAAEAARLAKATPVTSPDEPPSERAEAEGVPTGERPAGEDESHVAHRKASTRTPQPQDKPKEVHAQKPARLSMRGEATPPATTPLKPSQGLSSPTTPKGGSGSESGTLRRKERSRSKSPFRSFRWRKSAKSPSLDRSGVSDDERSISEQRSPTDDEFEGVLQRKHEWESTTKKASNRSWHKVYMVVRGQSLFVYTDQKSYKAAPDQPYKGESPLDIRGATITVASDYTKKKHVFRVKSQSGSDFLFQAKDDAEMNDWVTVLNQAAQGTSGAGTSRAHTLPAPTQAETKRRSFFTLKKN; this is encoded by the exons GTGAACGTGAATTGGTACAAAAGAAGACTTTCCAAAAATGGGTCAATTCCCACCTGGTTCGGTGTTCATGCCGAATCGGCGATCTATACGTCGATCTTCGAGATGGCAAAATGCTCATCAAGCTTCTCGAGATTCTCTCCGGAGAACGTTTACCACGACCtacgaaaggaaaaatgcGAATCCATTGTCTAGAAAACGTCGATAAAGCGTTGCAATTCCTTCGGGAGCAACGAGTGCATCTAGAAAATATGGGATCTCACGACATAGTCGATGGAAATCCTCGTTTGAGTCTTGGTCTCATCTGGACCATCATTCTGCGATTCCAAATTCAAGACATTACCATCGAAGAAACGGACAATCAAGAAACGAAATCAGCGAAAGACGCTCTACTGCTTTGGTGTCAAATGAAAACTGCTGGATATCACAATGTAAATGTACGAAATTTCACTACATCCTGGCGCGATGGTTTGGCCTTCAACGCCATCATCCATAAACACCGTCCGGATTTGATCCAGTTCGACAAACTTTCCAAATCAAATGCtatctataatttaaacaaCGCGTTCAATGTAGCCGAAGACAAGCTTGGTCTGACGAAACTTTTAGATGCTGAAGACATATTCGTCGATCATCCTGACGAAAAATCAATCATCACTTATGTAGTCACGTATTATCATTACTTTTCAAAGATGAAACAGGAGACCGTGCAAGGTAAAAGAATAGGCAAAGTGGTTGGTATTGCCATGGAGAATGACCGTATGATACACGAGTACGAAAGTTTAACCAGTGACCTATTGAGATGGATAGAAGGCACCATAGAGGCTTTAGGTGATCGTCGGTTTGCTAACTCTTTAGTAGGAGTGCAATCTCAGCTCTCCCAATTCTCTAATTATCGTACTGTAGAGAAACCTCCGAAGTTTGTCGAGAAAGGCAATCTGGAGGTGCTGCTGTTCACTTTACAGTCGAAGATGCGAGCCAATAATCAAAAACCGTATACGCCTAAAGAGGGTAAGATGATCTCGGACATTAACAAAGCGTGGGAGAGGCTAGAAAAGGCGGAACACGAGCGTGAATTGGCTCTGCGTGAAGAATTGATTCGTCAGGAGAAATTGGAACAACTAGCAGCGAGATTCAACCGAAAGGCTAGCATGAGAGAGACCTGGTTGTCCGAGAATCAACGTTTGGTTTCTCAGGATAATTTCGGTTTCGATTTAGCTGCTGTGGAAGCTGCAGCCAAGAAGCACGAGGCCATCGAGACAGACATCTTTGCGTATGAAGAACGAGTTCAAGCTGTTATGGCTGTTTCACAGGAATTGGAAGCTGAGAATTATCACGATATCGAACGTATTAATGCTCGGAAAGACAATGTTCTTAGATTGTGGAATTATCTTCTCGAATTGCTTCGTGCTAGAAGGATGAGATTAGAGTTGTCCTTGCAGCTCCAACAGAACTTCCAAGAGATGCTGTACATTCTAGACAGtatggaagaaataaaaatgcgcCTGTTGACCGACGATTATGGAAAGCACTTGATGGGCGTCGAGGATCTTTTGCAGAAACATTCTCTGGTAGAAGCTGATATCAACGTGTTGGGCGAAAGAGTGAAAGCTGTCGTTCAACAGAGCCAGAGATTCTTAGAACACGGAGAAGGTTATCGACCTTGTGATCCAACCATCATTGTTGAACGCGTACAACAGCTCGAAGACGCGTACGCTGAATTAGTACGCCTGGCAGTTGAACGCAGAGCCAGATTGGAAGAGTCTCGTAAATTGTGGCAGTTCTATTGGGACATGGCCGACGAGGAGAATTGGATAAAGGAGAAGGAACAGATCGTATCGACTGGAGACATTGGTCACGATTTGACGACTATAAATCTGCTGTTGTCCAAACACAAAGCACTGGAGAATGAAATCCAGTCTCATGAACCGCAATTGATGTCTGTGGCTGCTGTTGGAGATGAACTGGTTCGTCAGAAACACTTTGGTTCTGATAGGATCCAGGAGAGGCTCCAAGAAATTCTGGGAATGTGGAATCATCTCCTGGATTTGGCCGCTTTCAGAAGGAAGCGCTTGGAGGAGGCTGTAGACTATCATCAACTGTTTGCAGATGCCGATGACATTGATATTTGGATGCTGGATACATTACGACTCGTCTCATCAGAAGACGTTGGCAGAGACGAAGCCAATGTCCAATCGTTGTTGAAGAAACACAAAGATGTGACAGATGAACTCAAGAACTACGCTACAACTATCGATCAGCTTCGTCAGCAGGCATCGTCTCTTGGTGAGCAGGATGCTAAGTCACCGGAGGTGCTGGAAAGACTGGACTCCATAGACTCCAGATACAAGGAACTTATGGAACTCGCCAAGCTTCGCAAACAGAGATTGTTGGATGCATTATCGTTGTACAAATTGTTCAGCGAGTCAGACGGAGTGGAGCAATGGATCGGTGAGAAGAATAGGATGTTGGAGACTATGGTACCAGCGAAGGATATCGAAGACGTTGAGATTATGAAGCACAGATACAATGGTTTCGAAAAGGAAATGTATGCCAACGCTTCGCGAGTTGCTGTGGTCAATCAACTCGCAAGACAATTATTGCACGTTGAACATCCCAATTCTGAGCAGATTGTTGCACGTCAGAACGAGTTGAACCAGAAATGGGCCGAGCTCCGCGAGAAAGCAGAGAACAAACGTGACGAATTGAACTCTGCTCATGGCGTACAGACCTTCCACATTGAATGCCGCGAAACAGTATCTTGGATCGAGGATAAGAAACGTATCCTTCAACAAACAGACAGTTTAGAAATGGATCTGACTGGAGTCATGACCTTGCAACGTCGACTAAGTGGAATGGAGCGCGACTTGGCAGCCATCCAGGCTAAATTGGACGCCTTGGAAATGGAGGCTCAGAATATCCAACAACAGAATCTGGAAGATCCTGAGGTGATTAAGGGAAGGATTGATCAGATACACACTATTTGGGAGCAGTTGACACAGATGTTGAAGGAACGTGATGCAAAATTGGAAGAAGCAGGTGATCTTCACAGATTCCTCAGAGATTTGGATCACTTCCAGGCTTGGTTACGCAGGACACAAACTGATGTGGCCAGTGAAGATACTCCAACTACCTTGGCTGATGCTGAGAAACTCTTGACACAGCACCAGAATATTAAGGAAGAGATTGATAATTATACCGATGACTACCAGAAGATGATGGAGTACGGCGAAAGATTGACCAGTGAAGCTGGTGATGGTGATACACAGTACATGTTCCTTAGGGAGAGATTAAACGCCCTGAAGATGGGCTGGGAAGATTTACGCCAGATGTGGGTCAATAGAAAGATCTTACTGTCTAATTCTCTTAATCTGCAAATCTTCGATCGCGACGCACGACAGGCAGAAGTGCTTTTGTCCCAGCAAGAGCACATTCTCGCTAAGGATGAAACGCCGGCGAACTTCGAACAAGCGGAGCACATGATCAAACGTCACGAGGCGTTCATGAACACGATGGACGCGAACGACGAGAAAATCAACTCCGTGGTGCAGTTTGCCGGACGACTTGTCGACGAGGGCCACTTCGCGGCGGACAAAGTCAAGAAGAAGGCAGAGAGCATTAACGAGCGTCGTCGAATAAACCGAGAGAAGGCGAATCAGTATATGGAGAAACTCAAGGATCAGTTACAGTTGCAGATGTTCTTACAGGATTGCGAAGAATTGGGAGAATGGGTTCAGGAGAAGCATATCACCGCTCAAGATGAAACCTATAGAAGTGCCAAGACGGTGCATAGCAAGTGGACAAGGCACCAGGCGTTTGAGGCTGAAATCGCGAGTAATAAGGATCGTTTGCAGCAATTACAACAGGCTGCTGAAGAATTGATTCAACAGAAGCCTGATCTAGCTGAGATCATCAAGCCTAAAGTGGCAGAATTGGCTGACCAGTTCGAGGAACTTGAGACCACTACTCATGACAAAGGTGAACGCCTGTTCGACGCCAATCGTGAAGTCCTTATTCATCAGACTTGCGACGATATTGATTCTTGGATGAACGAACTGGAGAAACAGATTGAAAGCACGGATACTGGTTCTGATTTGGCATCGGTGAATATCTTGATGCAGAAGCAACAAATGATCGAAACTCAGATGGCTGTGAAAGCCAGACAGGTTACCGAGTTGGACAAACAGGCTGAACACTTGCAACGTACGGTGCCTGACGACAAGATGGAGGAGATCAAATGCAAGAAGGAGAAGGTGGCTCAGAGATTCGCCCAACTGAAGGCACCATTAATCGATCGTCAACGTCAGttagagaagaagaaggaagctTTCCAATTCAGGCGCGACGTGGAAGACGAGAAGCTCTGGATCGCCGAGAAGATGCCTCAGGCTACCAGTACGGAGTATGGAAATTCATTGTTCAACGTGCACATGCTTAAGAAGAAGAACCAGTCTCTGCGTACTGAGATAGAGAACCATGAACCTAGAATCAATCTGGTCTGCAACAATGGACAGAAACTTATAGACGAGGGCCACGAGGATAGTCCTGAGTTCCAGAAATTGATACCCGAGTTAACCGAGAAATGGAAGGAGTTGAAGCATGCTGTAGACGACAGGAACAAGCATCTCTTGCAGAACGAAAAGGCACAGCAGTACTTCTTTGACGCGACAGAAGCGGAATCTTGGATGAGCGAGCAAGAATTGTATATGATGGTAGAAGACCGTGGCAAGGACGAAATTTCAGCCCAGAACTTGATGAAGAAACACGAATCTTTGGAGCATGCCATGGAAGATTATGCAGAGACCATCCGGCAGCTTGGAGAAACCGCCAGGCAGCTCATTAACGATCAACATCCTCTTGTTGACCAGATTGCTGTGAAACAATCACAAGTAGACAAACTGTACGCTGGTTTGAAAGATCTTGCTGGTGAACGTCGAGCTAAATTAGACGACGCTCTTCAGTTGTTCATGCTGAACAGAGAAGTGGACGATCTTGAGCAGTGGATCGCAGAAAGAGAATTGGTGGCTGGAAGCCACGAATTGGGTCAGGATTACGATCATGTGACGCTCCTTTGGGAGAGGTTCAAAGAGTTTGCTCGAGATACCGAGGCGATAGGTTCGGAAAGAGTGGCGGCGGTGAATGGAATTGCAGATTCTCTAATGGCAAGTGGTCACTCCGATGCTGCTACTATTGCAGAATGGGAGGATGGTTTGAACGAAGTCTGGCAAGATCTGCTAGAATTAATCGAGACTCGTACGCAAATGCTGGAAGCTAGTAAAGAACTGCACAAGTTCTTCCACGATTGCAAAGACGTGCTTGGAAGAATCTTGGAGAAACAGAACGCTATGTCTGACGAATTAGGTCGCGACGCTGGCTCAGTCTCAGCTCTGCAGAGGAAGCACGCCAACTTTATGCAGGATTTATCCACGTTGCAGAGCCAGGTGTCGCAGATCCAAGAGGAATCTGCTACGTTACAGGCTAGTTATTGCGGAGACAAGGCTAGAGAGATCACTAATCGTGAAGGAGAGGTAGTTGCTGCTTGGAACAATCTTCAATCGCTTTGCGATGGTAGAAGAACGAAACTGGAGGATACCGGTGATCTGTTCCGATTCTTCAACATGGTTAGGACTCTGATGATTTGGATGGACGATGTAGTTCGTCAGATGAACACTTCGGAGAAACCTCGCGACGTTGCTGGAGTGGAGTTACTAATGAACAATCATCAAAGTTTGAAAGCCGAAATAGATGCTAGGGAGGACAATCTGATGGCGTGTATCAATCTTGGGAAAGACTTGTTAGCCAGGAACCACTATGCTAGTAGCCAGATTAAGGAGAAATTGGCAGCTTTAACTGATCACAGAAACGCGTTGCTGCATAGATGGGAGGAACGTTGGGAGAATCTACAACTGa TTTTGGAGGTCTATCAATTCGCAAGAGACGCGGCGGTTGCTGAAGCATGGCTAGTCGCCCAAGAACCATACCTTATGAGTCAAGAACTTGGC CACACGATCGATGAAGTGGAGAATCTGATTAAGAAGCACGAAGCGTTTGAAAAATCGGCAGCTGCTCAGGAAGAGAGGTTTAGTGCCTTGCATCGACTCACTACG TTTGAGTTGAAAGAAATGAAGAGGAGAGAACAAgaacgagaggaagaagaaagacgcAAGAAGGAGGAGGCCGCAGCAGCCGAGGCAGCTCGATTAGCTAAAGCAACACCAGTAACTAGTCCAGACGAACCACCGAGTGAAAG aGCCGAAGCAGAAGGTGTACCAACTGGAGAACGTCCCGCCGGAGAAGACGAATCACATG TGGCACATCGCAAGGCTTCTACACGTACACCACAACCTCAAGACAAGCCCAAGGAAG TGCATGCTCAGAAACCTGCACGTCTATCCATGCGAGGAGAAGCAACACCACCTGCCACCACCCCCTTGAAACCTTCGCAAGGTCTGTCTAGTCCAACAA CTCCGAAAGGTGGAAGCGGTTCCGAGTCTGGTACTTTAAGACGTAAGGAACGTAGTCGCAGCAAGTCGCCGTTCAGGAGTTTCCGCTGGAGAAAGTCCGCCAAGTCGCCGAGTTTAGATCGAAGTGGCGTGAGTGACGATGAGCGCAGCATTTCCG AACAACGAAGTCCCACCGATGATGAATTCGAGGGCGTGTTGCAACGAAAGCACGAATGGGAGAGCACAACGAAGAAGGCGTCTAATCGGTCCTGGCACAAAGTGTACATGGTCGTTCGTGGACAGAGTTTGTTTGTATATACCGACCAAAAATCATACAAGGCAGCGCCTGATCAACCGTACAAGGGAGAGTCTCCTCTGGACATTAGAGGAGCGACTATTACTGTGGCGAGCGATTACACTAAGAAGAAACATGTCTTCCGAGTAAA GTCACAAAGCGGATCAGACTTCCTATTCCAGGCTAAAGACGATGCTGAAATGAACGACTGGGTTACCGTGTTGAACCAAGCAGCACAGGGTACATCAGGTGCGGGTACGTCTAGGGCGCACACTCTACCCGCGCCTACACAAGCCGAGACCAAGCGGCGTAGTTTCTTCACTCTCAAGAAAAA CTAA